One window of Robiginitalea biformata HTCC2501 genomic DNA carries:
- a CDS encoding porin family protein has product MKRTLYVLIVLFLGMPALQAQDIAFGVKAGLNLASLGGDFENGGKSRTSFHLGGVAEIPLTDQLAIQPELLYSGQGAIDEDDTDEIWRVDYLVIPVILKYFVADGLSLEAGPQLGILLKAEVEDNGETEDFKDIVKSTDIGLNLGLGYKLDGGLNFGARYYFGGDINSTEGDIKVTNSVVMLSVGYFFK; this is encoded by the coding sequence ATGAAACGAACACTGTATGTATTGATTGTACTATTCCTGGGAATGCCTGCTCTGCAGGCCCAGGACATTGCCTTCGGGGTAAAGGCCGGGTTAAACCTGGCAAGTCTGGGGGGCGATTTTGAAAACGGGGGTAAAAGCCGCACATCCTTTCACCTGGGGGGCGTGGCCGAAATCCCGCTGACGGACCAACTCGCCATCCAACCGGAACTGCTCTATTCCGGCCAGGGGGCCATAGACGAGGATGACACCGATGAGATCTGGCGCGTGGATTACCTGGTGATCCCGGTGATCCTGAAATACTTTGTGGCCGATGGCCTGAGCCTGGAAGCCGGGCCGCAACTGGGCATTCTGCTCAAAGCCGAAGTGGAAGACAACGGAGAGACAGAGGATTTCAAAGATATTGTGAAATCGACGGATATCGGGTTGAACCTCGGGTTGGGATACAAACTGGACGGCGGTTTGAATTTCGGGGCTCGTTACTACTTCGGTGGGGATATCAACAGCACGGAAGGTGACATCAAGGTGACCAACTCCGTGGTCATGTTATCTGTTGGATACTTTTTTAAATAA